A region from the Achromobacter seleniivolatilans genome encodes:
- the rocF gene encoding arginase: MNPTGVRLLQNTASLPTHISLIGAPTDIGAGARGASMGPEALRVADLGPVIEAQGFQVTDRGNLYGPANPWLPPVDGYRHLDEVTAWNRAVHDAVYEELSQGRLPILLGGDHCLGIGSISAVARHCRAAGKKLRVLWLDAHADFNTNALTPTGNIHGMPVACLCGYGPAQITGMSGQTPDIEPGWVRQIGIRSVDQGEKRLVHTAGLEVFDMRYLDEMGMRATMEAALAGLDADTHLHVSFDVDFLDPEIAPGVGTTVAGGPTYREAQLCMEMIADTGLMRSLDVVELNPAFDVRNKTAELAVDLIESLFGKSTLMRRGS, translated from the coding sequence ATGAACCCCACCGGAGTCCGCCTCTTGCAGAACACCGCCAGCTTGCCCACTCACATCTCCCTGATCGGCGCGCCCACTGATATCGGCGCAGGCGCACGCGGCGCGTCCATGGGCCCGGAAGCCTTGCGTGTGGCAGACCTGGGGCCCGTCATAGAAGCCCAAGGTTTTCAAGTGACGGACCGCGGCAATTTGTATGGCCCGGCCAATCCTTGGCTGCCGCCTGTGGACGGCTATCGCCATCTGGACGAAGTCACTGCCTGGAACCGGGCGGTGCACGATGCGGTGTACGAAGAATTGAGCCAAGGCCGCCTGCCGATTTTGCTGGGCGGCGATCATTGTCTGGGCATCGGGTCGATCAGCGCGGTAGCGCGTCATTGCCGCGCAGCTGGCAAGAAGCTACGCGTGCTGTGGCTGGACGCGCACGCGGATTTCAACACCAATGCGCTGACACCCACCGGCAATATCCATGGCATGCCCGTGGCTTGCCTGTGCGGCTATGGCCCGGCGCAGATTACCGGCATGTCGGGCCAGACGCCGGATATCGAACCCGGCTGGGTCCGTCAGATTGGCATACGCAGCGTAGACCAGGGCGAAAAGCGCCTGGTCCACACGGCAGGCCTGGAAGTCTTCGATATGCGCTATCTGGACGAAATGGGCATGCGCGCCACGATGGAAGCGGCACTCGCCGGCCTGGACGCCGACACCCATCTGCACGTGAGCTTTGATGTGGACTTTCTGGACCCCGAGATCGCTCCGGGCGTGGGCACGACGGTGGCCGGCGGACCAACCTATCGCGAAGCGCAGTTATGCATGGAAATGATCGCCGACACGGGGCTGATGCGTTCCCTGGATGTCGTCGAACTGAACCCCGCGTTCGACGTGCGCAACAAGACGGCGGAGCTGGCGGTGGACCTGATCGAAAGCCTGTTCGGCAAGTCCACGCTGATGCGTCGCGGGTCTTGA
- the rocD gene encoding ornithine--oxo-acid transaminase, whose translation MSAVLTTLPAARAAARRRDQIEDQLGAHNYHPLDVVISRGSGVWLYDVDGRKYLDCLSAYSAVNQGHCHPRILAAMIEQAQKLTLTSRAFRHDQMAPLYEDLARLTGSHKILPMNSGAEAVETAIKAVRKWGYEVRGVPADQAEIIVCANNFHGRTLGIVGFSTDPDAYGHYGPFAPGFKVVPFGDYEAFNAAVTPNTVAFLVEPIQGEAGVVLPPAGYFSRVRQRCTEQGITLILDEIQTGLGRTGKLLAEEHEGIEADVTLIGKALSGGFYPVSAVLSNADVLGVFQPGQHGSTFGGNPLACAIARAALQVLTDEGMIENAATVGAYFLERLRALPGPVREVRGRGLMLAVELEPDAGGARLWCERLQARGMLVKDTHGHTLRLSPPLIVTREQIDWACDQLAAVLSAS comes from the coding sequence ATGAGCGCCGTTCTGACCACCCTGCCCGCCGCGCGCGCCGCCGCCCGGCGCCGCGACCAGATCGAAGACCAGCTGGGCGCACACAACTATCATCCATTGGATGTCGTGATCTCCCGCGGCAGCGGCGTCTGGCTGTACGACGTGGACGGCCGCAAGTATCTGGATTGCCTATCGGCCTATTCGGCCGTCAACCAAGGGCACTGCCACCCCCGCATTCTTGCCGCCATGATCGAACAGGCGCAGAAACTGACACTGACCTCGCGCGCGTTCCGCCATGATCAGATGGCGCCTTTGTACGAGGACCTGGCCCGCCTGACCGGATCTCACAAGATCCTGCCCATGAACAGCGGCGCGGAAGCGGTGGAAACGGCCATCAAAGCGGTGCGCAAATGGGGGTACGAGGTACGCGGCGTGCCGGCGGACCAGGCCGAGATCATCGTCTGCGCCAACAATTTCCATGGCCGTACGCTGGGCATCGTGGGGTTTTCCACTGACCCCGACGCCTATGGCCACTACGGCCCGTTTGCGCCCGGTTTCAAGGTGGTGCCGTTTGGCGACTACGAAGCCTTTAACGCCGCCGTCACGCCGAATACGGTTGCTTTCCTGGTCGAACCGATTCAGGGCGAAGCAGGCGTCGTGCTGCCGCCTGCCGGATATTTCAGCCGCGTGCGCCAGCGCTGCACCGAGCAAGGCATCACGCTGATTCTGGATGAAATCCAGACGGGGCTGGGGCGCACCGGCAAACTGCTGGCAGAAGAACACGAAGGTATCGAGGCCGATGTCACATTGATTGGCAAAGCGCTGTCGGGCGGCTTCTATCCCGTGTCTGCCGTACTATCCAACGCTGACGTGCTCGGGGTGTTTCAGCCCGGCCAGCACGGCAGCACCTTTGGCGGCAACCCGCTGGCCTGCGCCATTGCGCGTGCGGCACTGCAAGTACTGACCGACGAAGGCATGATTGAAAACGCCGCGACCGTCGGCGCCTATTTTCTGGAACGCCTGCGCGCTTTGCCCGGCCCTGTCCGCGAGGTGCGCGGCCGCGGCTTGATGCTGGCCGTGGAACTGGAACCCGACGCCGGTGGCGCCCGCCTCTGGTGCGAACGCCTGCAGGCACGCGGCATGCTGGTCAAAGATACGCATGGCCACACCCTGCGGCTATCGCCGCCCCTGATCGTGACGCGCGAGCAGATCGACTGGGCGTGTGACCAACTGGCCGCGGTACTATCCGCCTCTTGA
- a CDS encoding ATP-binding cassette domain-containing protein, with product MIRFQQVSLMRGVKPLLDKVDLLLNPGDKIGLIGANGAGKSSLFGLLRGTLHADQGDLDYPASWRMAYVAQETPALDRPAIEYAIDGDVTLRKLEAELAALEAEPESAENGLRMGDIYAALADADAYTVHSRAEQLLTGLGFTQAQMHLPLTSFSGGWRMRLNLAQALMCPSDLLLLDEPTNHLDLDAIIWLEDWLKRYPGTLLVISHDRDFLDGVVNVIVHIDERKLKRYSGNYSSFERQRAAQLELAQGMMEKQMRQRSHLQSFIDRFKAQASKARQAQSRIKALSRMEEMAPLRAAAEFSFEFREPLRAPNPLLTMDKVSAGYRIEDEETEAVSDKIIVSGINFSLQAGQRIGLLGINGAGKSTFIKTIAGELGSLAGDTQFNKGLSIGYFAQHQVEMLRHDESPLWHMAKIAPTVREQELRNFLGSFNFNGNMATSSIAPFSGGEKARLALALIVWQRPNLLLLDEPTNHLDLETREALTTALAQFEGTLMLVSHDRHLLRATTDEFIIVADGAVSPFDGDLDDYKDWLYKTKLAAKAA from the coding sequence ATGATCCGCTTCCAACAAGTTTCACTCATGCGCGGCGTCAAGCCCTTGCTCGACAAGGTTGACCTGCTGTTGAACCCCGGCGACAAGATCGGCCTGATCGGCGCCAACGGCGCCGGCAAGTCGAGCCTTTTCGGCCTGCTGCGCGGCACCCTGCACGCAGACCAGGGCGACCTGGACTATCCCGCCAGCTGGCGCATGGCCTATGTGGCGCAGGAAACCCCCGCGCTGGACCGCCCCGCCATCGAATACGCGATTGACGGCGACGTCACGCTGCGCAAGCTGGAAGCCGAACTGGCCGCACTGGAAGCCGAGCCGGAAAGCGCCGAAAACGGCCTGCGCATGGGCGACATCTACGCCGCGCTGGCCGATGCGGATGCCTACACCGTGCACTCCCGCGCAGAACAACTGCTGACCGGCCTGGGTTTCACGCAAGCGCAAATGCACTTGCCGCTGACGAGCTTTTCCGGCGGCTGGCGCATGCGCCTGAATCTGGCCCAGGCGCTGATGTGCCCGTCCGACCTGCTGCTGCTGGACGAGCCCACCAACCACTTGGATCTGGACGCCATCATCTGGCTGGAAGACTGGCTCAAGCGTTACCCGGGCACGCTGCTGGTCATTTCCCATGACCGCGATTTCCTGGACGGCGTGGTCAACGTCATCGTCCACATCGACGAGCGCAAGCTCAAGCGCTACTCGGGCAACTATTCGTCCTTCGAGCGTCAACGCGCCGCTCAGCTGGAGCTGGCCCAAGGCATGATGGAAAAGCAGATGCGGCAGCGCTCGCACCTGCAATCCTTTATTGACCGCTTCAAGGCGCAAGCCAGCAAGGCGCGCCAGGCGCAAAGCCGTATCAAGGCGCTGTCCCGCATGGAAGAAATGGCGCCTTTGCGCGCTGCCGCCGAATTCTCGTTTGAATTCCGTGAGCCGCTGCGCGCGCCGAATCCGCTGCTGACCATGGACAAGGTCAGTGCGGGGTATCGCATCGAGGATGAAGAGACCGAAGCCGTGTCCGACAAAATCATCGTGTCGGGCATCAATTTCTCTTTGCAGGCTGGCCAGCGTATCGGTCTCTTGGGCATCAACGGCGCAGGCAAGTCGACGTTCATCAAAACCATTGCGGGTGAATTGGGCTCGCTGGCTGGCGACACGCAATTCAACAAGGGTTTGTCGATTGGCTACTTTGCCCAGCATCAGGTAGAGATGCTGCGTCACGACGAATCGCCCTTGTGGCACATGGCGAAGATTGCACCCACAGTCCGTGAGCAAGAACTGCGCAACTTTCTGGGCAGCTTCAACTTCAACGGCAATATGGCCACCAGCTCCATCGCGCCGTTCTCCGGCGGCGAAAAGGCCCGGCTGGCGTTGGCGCTGATTGTCTGGCAGCGCCCCAACCTGCTGCTGCTGGATGAACCGACCAACCACTTGGATCTGGAAACGCGCGAAGCCTTGACCACCGCGTTGGCTCAGTTCGAAGGCACGCTGATGCTGGTGTCGCACGATCGCCACCTGCTGCGCGCAACGACCGACGAATTCATCATCGTGGCCGATGGCGCGGTCAGCCCCTTCGACGGGGACCTGGATGACTACAAGGATTGGCTCTACAAAACGAAGTTGGCCGCCAAGGCTGCCTGA
- a CDS encoding metallophosphoesterase has product MSLRQSSFFLRFLTLGALAHVYVGARLIPDALISDAGAVAAALALLLSCILIPLGMLGRSSVHPPWGDRIAWVGLIAMGLFSSLFVLTVIRDALLLLTWLANLMIGADLPWITLRRVSAWAVAGLAFAGTVLGFYNARRRARVVDVDVPVAGLPPDLDGFTIVQISDIHVGPTIKKHYVQAIVDAVNELLPDVVAITGDVVDGSVEQLASQASPLGQLRATYGVYLVTGNHEYYSGATPWVAEFRRMGLRVLMNEHVLIHPSGLPVVVAGVTDFSAGAFDPQQRSNPKAALAGAPADACPKILLAHQPRSAVAAEPVGYHLQLSGHTHGGQFFPWGFFVRFQQPFTAGLNRLGNMWVYTSRGTGYWGPPKRLGAPSEITRLRLRVAKAR; this is encoded by the coding sequence GTGTCCCTACGCCAATCCTCGTTTTTCCTGCGCTTTCTGACGCTCGGCGCCCTGGCCCACGTTTACGTCGGCGCCCGCCTGATTCCAGACGCCCTGATCAGTGACGCAGGCGCCGTCGCCGCCGCCCTTGCCTTGCTGCTGTCGTGCATCCTGATTCCGTTGGGAATGCTGGGACGCTCGTCCGTGCATCCGCCCTGGGGCGACCGTATTGCCTGGGTCGGCTTGATCGCCATGGGCTTGTTCTCGTCCTTGTTTGTGCTGACAGTCATTCGCGACGCGCTGTTGCTGCTGACCTGGCTGGCCAATTTGATGATCGGCGCAGACCTGCCCTGGATCACCTTGCGGCGTGTCAGCGCCTGGGCCGTAGCCGGTCTGGCCTTTGCCGGTACCGTGCTGGGCTTCTATAACGCGCGCCGCCGCGCCCGCGTCGTGGATGTGGATGTGCCGGTTGCAGGCTTGCCGCCTGATCTGGACGGATTCACGATCGTGCAGATCAGCGACATCCATGTGGGTCCGACCATCAAGAAACACTACGTACAGGCCATTGTTGATGCCGTGAACGAACTGTTGCCCGACGTGGTTGCCATCACCGGCGATGTGGTCGATGGAAGCGTTGAACAATTGGCGTCGCAAGCCAGCCCGCTAGGCCAGTTGCGCGCAACCTATGGCGTGTATCTGGTGACTGGCAACCATGAATATTATTCAGGCGCCACGCCCTGGGTGGCCGAATTCCGCCGCATGGGTCTGCGCGTGCTGATGAACGAACATGTATTGATTCACCCGTCCGGTCTGCCAGTGGTTGTGGCGGGAGTCACCGACTTCAGCGCGGGAGCGTTTGACCCGCAACAGCGCAGCAACCCCAAGGCTGCCTTGGCCGGGGCGCCGGCGGACGCCTGCCCCAAGATCCTGCTGGCGCACCAGCCGCGCAGCGCGGTCGCGGCCGAGCCCGTGGGCTACCACTTGCAGCTGTCCGGCCATACCCACGGCGGGCAGTTCTTTCCTTGGGGATTCTTCGTGCGTTTTCAGCAGCCGTTCACGGCTGGCTTGAATCGGCTGGGCAATATGTGGGTCTATACCAGCCGGGGAACGGGCTATTGGGGTCCGCCCAAGCGCCTGGGAGCCCCATCGGAAATCACCCGCCTGCGCCTGCGGGTGGCAAAGGCGCGCTGA
- a CDS encoding HpcH/HpaI aldolase/citrate lyase family protein gives MTSHKTLVRPRRSVLYMPGANARALDKARSLDADALILDLEDAVAPDAKEQARSQVAAALLQGGYGRRECIVRINALNTPWGSDDVQAIARAGADAVLLPKVESAAQLAALADALDAAGAPAGLPIWAMAETPLGFLRLDAIAGGHARLAAIVVGTSDLVKDLHARHTPSREETLLARSMAVMAARAHGLAVLDGVHLDLQDDAGLDDACRQGRNQGFDGKTLIHPKQIAAANAAFAPTNEELASARKRLDGWRAAQAAGLGVAVVDGALVENLHAEEAERLLALAAAIAAQ, from the coding sequence ATGACAAGCCACAAAACCCTTGTCCGGCCCCGCCGTTCCGTCCTGTACATGCCGGGCGCCAATGCGCGCGCGCTGGACAAAGCCCGCAGCCTGGATGCCGACGCCCTGATTCTGGATCTGGAGGATGCGGTCGCACCCGACGCCAAAGAGCAGGCCCGCAGCCAGGTCGCTGCCGCTTTGCTCCAGGGCGGCTACGGGCGCCGCGAGTGCATCGTGCGCATCAACGCGTTGAACACGCCCTGGGGCTCAGACGACGTGCAAGCCATTGCCCGCGCCGGCGCGGATGCAGTGCTGCTGCCCAAGGTGGAATCAGCCGCCCAGCTTGCAGCGCTGGCCGACGCGCTGGACGCCGCAGGCGCGCCTGCTGGCTTGCCTATATGGGCAATGGCCGAAACACCGTTGGGTTTTTTGCGGCTGGACGCGATTGCAGGCGGCCACGCCAGGCTGGCGGCAATCGTGGTCGGCACGTCCGATCTGGTGAAAGACCTGCATGCGCGCCACACCCCATCGCGCGAAGAAACCCTGCTGGCCCGCTCGATGGCTGTGATGGCTGCGCGAGCACATGGGCTCGCCGTGCTGGATGGTGTCCACCTGGACTTGCAGGACGACGCCGGGCTGGACGATGCGTGCCGGCAAGGCCGCAACCAGGGGTTCGATGGCAAAACGCTGATCCATCCCAAGCAGATCGCAGCGGCCAACGCCGCGTTCGCTCCAACAAATGAAGAATTGGCCAGCGCCCGCAAGCGTCTGGACGGCTGGCGCGCGGCCCAGGCAGCCGGGCTGGGAGTGGCGGTGGTTGATGGCGCGCTAGTGGAAAACCTGCACGCCGAGGAAGCTGAACGCCTGCTGGCGCTTGCCGCCGCCATCGCGGCTCAATAG
- the asd gene encoding archaetidylserine decarboxylase (Phosphatidylserine decarboxylase is synthesized as a single chain precursor. Generation of the pyruvoyl active site from a Ser is coupled to cleavage of a Gly-Ser bond between the larger (beta) and smaller (alpha chains). It is an integral membrane protein.), with the protein MTIKDQLFLASQYLAPHHLVSRFFGYASDCREPAVKNWMISRFVRKYGVDMREAVQEDPLAYECFNDFFTRALKDDARPLDDEPGSVLCPADGAISQMGAIEQGRIFQAKGHSYGLTDLLGGDSERAAPFQGGEFATVYLSPKDYHRVHMPAAGTLREMVHVPGRLFSVNPLTARNVPRLFARNERVVCIFDTEHGPMAVVLVGAMIVASIETVWAGLVTPHKRRVKAVRYDDAARAPIHLAKGAEMGRFKLGSTAIVLFGPGQIRWTDAVPGPVRMGELMALPAGA; encoded by the coding sequence ATGACGATCAAAGACCAACTATTTCTCGCCAGCCAGTATCTTGCGCCCCACCACCTGGTGTCGCGCTTTTTCGGATACGCATCCGACTGCCGGGAACCCGCGGTCAAGAATTGGATGATCTCGCGCTTTGTCCGCAAGTACGGCGTGGACATGCGCGAAGCGGTGCAAGAAGATCCGCTGGCCTACGAGTGCTTCAATGACTTCTTCACCCGCGCGCTTAAAGACGATGCCCGGCCGCTGGACGACGAACCGGGCTCGGTGCTCTGTCCGGCCGACGGCGCGATCAGCCAGATGGGCGCCATCGAGCAAGGCCGCATCTTTCAGGCCAAGGGACACAGCTACGGCCTGACCGATCTGCTGGGCGGCGACAGCGAACGCGCTGCACCGTTTCAGGGCGGTGAATTTGCCACTGTCTATCTGTCGCCCAAGGATTACCACCGCGTGCATATGCCCGCCGCCGGCACCTTGCGTGAAATGGTGCACGTGCCCGGCCGGCTGTTTTCGGTGAATCCGCTCACCGCCCGCAATGTGCCGCGCCTGTTTGCACGCAACGAGCGTGTCGTCTGCATTTTTGATACCGAGCACGGCCCGATGGCCGTGGTGCTGGTCGGAGCCATGATCGTGGCGTCGATTGAAACCGTCTGGGCCGGGCTGGTCACGCCGCACAAGCGCCGCGTCAAAGCCGTACGCTATGACGACGCGGCGCGTGCCCCCATCCATCTGGCCAAGGGCGCGGAGATGGGGCGCTTCAAGCTGGGTTCGACCGCCATCGTGTTGTTCGGACCCGGCCAGATTCGCTGGACGGACGCAGTGCCTGGCCCGGTACGCATGGGCGAATTGATGGCGCTACCGGCTGGCGCCTGA
- a CDS encoding Lrp/AsnC family transcriptional regulator, whose protein sequence is MPDLDDRDRKLLTLLADDATPSYAELGKLLNLSAPAVHERVKRLKRDGLIKGIAAKLDGARIGRPLLAFVHVDTNNWTITQQVLGLAELTEVEEIHTITGKSAMLLKVRVRDTQALELLLARIHQIEGITNTTSDIALTSYLERGPLPDDA, encoded by the coding sequence ATGCCAGACCTAGACGATCGCGACCGAAAACTATTAACGCTGCTGGCCGACGACGCCACTCCCAGTTATGCCGAATTGGGCAAGTTGCTGAACCTGTCGGCGCCCGCAGTGCACGAACGCGTCAAGCGCTTAAAGCGCGATGGGCTGATCAAAGGCATCGCCGCCAAGCTGGATGGCGCCCGCATCGGCCGTCCCTTGCTGGCGTTCGTGCATGTGGACACCAACAACTGGACCATCACGCAGCAGGTGCTGGGCTTGGCGGAGCTGACCGAAGTCGAAGAGATACACACCATCACCGGCAAGAGCGCGATGCTGTTGAAGGTGCGGGTGCGCGACACCCAAGCCTTGGAACTGCTGCTGGCGCGCATCCATCAGATTGAGGGCATCACGAACACCACCAGCGACATCGCGCTGACCAGCTACCTGGAGCGCGGTCCATTGCCGGACGACGCGTGA
- a CDS encoding MFS transporter produces MQNRSNRSTQVPSPVPALMFAVSVVGSNGLALSPILSDVARTFSTSALTISTAISAYGAATAASAFFLAARIDRIGIRRSLLGAMVALIAALILSACAPHWMVLTLAQALAGAAAGVILPAAYGSASLVAAPGQEARTLGRVIAGWSVSLVAGVPLSALISDAVGWRVTYGTLALCAAIALLGLRKLPERRAENPAPLRLSRLLAPLSYRDVPALLLACLAFSSAFYGVYAFLADHVRTLLALSAGQVGFIAFAYGAGFLLAGFAGAPLIERLGPRRALPLALGAISLVYLGLLPAAHSLTAVLAIATLWGAASQLSLNLLVLLLSRARPEERGAVLGLNTCTTYLGASVGTAIAGTLYTHVGFDVLGLCAAAALAVAALALHWRLNGRRRSTSEQAAA; encoded by the coding sequence ATGCAGAATCGTAGCAACCGCAGCACGCAAGTGCCCTCACCCGTACCTGCCTTGATGTTCGCCGTCAGCGTCGTCGGCTCAAACGGATTGGCGCTCAGTCCCATTTTGAGCGACGTGGCGCGCACATTTTCCACGTCCGCACTGACCATCAGCACGGCCATCTCCGCCTATGGCGCGGCCACAGCCGCCAGCGCGTTTTTCCTGGCTGCGCGCATTGACCGCATCGGTATCCGCCGTTCTCTGTTGGGCGCGATGGTGGCGCTGATTGCTGCACTGATCCTGTCTGCCTGCGCTCCGCACTGGATGGTGTTGACGCTGGCGCAAGCGTTGGCTGGCGCCGCCGCCGGCGTGATTCTGCCCGCGGCATACGGATCGGCGTCGCTGGTAGCCGCGCCTGGGCAAGAGGCGCGCACACTGGGTCGCGTCATTGCGGGCTGGTCGGTATCGCTGGTGGCAGGCGTGCCCCTGTCGGCCCTGATCTCAGACGCCGTGGGCTGGCGCGTCACGTACGGCACCTTGGCGCTATGCGCGGCGATTGCGCTGCTGGGCCTGCGCAAGCTGCCTGAGCGCCGGGCCGAAAACCCCGCGCCGCTGCGCCTGTCGCGATTGCTGGCGCCGCTGTCCTACCGCGACGTGCCCGCGCTATTGCTGGCCTGCCTGGCATTCTCTTCCGCTTTCTATGGCGTCTACGCCTTTCTGGCGGACCACGTCCGCACCTTGCTGGCTTTGTCGGCCGGGCAAGTGGGCTTTATTGCCTTTGCCTATGGCGCGGGCTTTTTGCTGGCGGGTTTTGCTGGCGCGCCGCTGATCGAACGGCTGGGGCCGCGCCGCGCGCTACCCTTGGCCTTGGGCGCCATTTCACTTGTCTATCTGGGATTGCTGCCGGCGGCCCATTCGCTCACCGCCGTGCTGGCCATTGCCACACTCTGGGGCGCCGCGTCGCAACTCAGCTTGAATCTGCTGGTGTTGCTGCTGTCGCGCGCACGCCCCGAAGAGCGTGGCGCTGTGCTGGGTTTGAACACCTGCACAACGTATCTGGGCGCCAGTGTGGGCACCGCAATCGCGGGCACCCTCTACACCCATGTCGGCTTTGATGTGCTGGGCTTATGCGCGGCCGCCGCTCTGGCCGTTGCCGCGCTCGCGCTGCATTGGCGCCTGAACGGGCGCCGCCGCAGTACGAGCGAACAAGCCGCAGCCTGA
- a CDS encoding alpha-hydroxy acid oxidase yields MTSTALPASTASAVAAPRLSRALTRILSLDDFEAVARRRLPRPIFGYVAGAAEDNQSLHGNRQAFAQYAFAPRVLVDVSQRTQQIELFGRTYASPFGIAPMGISALSAYRGDIVQARAARAQNIPAILSGTSLIPLEDVIREAPGTWFQAYLPGDPVKIDALVERARRAGYETLVLTVDIPVSANRENNVRTGFSTPLKPSLRLAWDGLTHPRWLAGTFLRTLMAHGMPHFENSFATRGAPIVSASVMRDFTARDHLSWEHVARIRRQWPGTLIIKGILHPQDAALAQQHGADGIIVSNHGGRQLDGAISPLRALPGVVAAAGGMTVMMDSGVRRGSDVLKALALGARCVFVGRPFNYAAAVGGEAGVSHAIALLRAEVDRNMAMLGINRVREMDASYLWRDGLAPA; encoded by the coding sequence ATGACATCAACTGCCCTGCCCGCCTCCACAGCCTCCGCCGTTGCCGCCCCACGCTTGTCGCGGGCGCTTACGCGCATACTCAGCCTGGATGACTTTGAAGCCGTTGCGCGGCGCCGCCTGCCGCGCCCCATCTTTGGCTATGTGGCGGGGGCTGCGGAAGACAATCAGTCATTACACGGCAACCGGCAGGCGTTTGCGCAATATGCGTTCGCGCCGCGAGTCCTGGTCGACGTGTCCCAACGCACACAGCAGATCGAACTATTCGGCCGCACCTACGCGTCGCCATTTGGCATCGCCCCCATGGGCATCAGCGCCCTGTCGGCCTATCGCGGCGACATTGTGCAGGCGCGTGCGGCACGCGCACAGAATATTCCCGCCATACTCAGCGGCACATCGCTGATCCCGCTGGAAGATGTGATCCGCGAGGCGCCCGGCACGTGGTTTCAAGCCTACCTGCCCGGTGACCCCGTCAAGATCGACGCGCTCGTCGAACGCGCCCGGCGCGCAGGTTATGAGACGCTGGTGTTGACCGTGGACATTCCCGTGTCCGCCAATCGCGAGAACAATGTGCGTACCGGATTCTCCACGCCGCTCAAACCCAGTCTGCGGTTGGCCTGGGACGGCTTGACGCACCCGCGCTGGCTGGCCGGCACGTTCCTGCGCACGCTGATGGCGCATGGCATGCCGCACTTTGAAAATTCCTTTGCCACCCGTGGCGCTCCGATCGTATCGGCATCGGTAATGCGCGACTTCACGGCTCGCGATCACCTCAGCTGGGAACATGTGGCGCGCATCCGCCGCCAATGGCCGGGCACATTGATCATCAAAGGCATCCTGCACCCGCAAGACGCTGCGCTGGCGCAGCAGCACGGCGCGGACGGCATCATCGTGTCCAATCATGGCGGCCGCCAACTGGACGGCGCGATATCGCCGCTGCGCGCTCTGCCGGGCGTGGTCGCGGCGGCGGGCGGCATGACCGTGATGATGGATAGTGGTGTGCGCCGTGGCAGCGACGTGCTGAAGGCCCTGGCGTTGGGCGCGCGCTGCGTGTTCGTTGGCCGGCCCTTCAACTACGCGGCGGCTGTTGGCGGAGAAGCGGGCGTTTCCCATGCCATCGCGCTGTTGCGCGCCGAAGTCGACCGTAACATGGCCATGCTGGGCATCAACCGCGTCCGCGAGATGGACGCCAGTTACCTCTGGCGCGACGGATTGGCCCCCGCCTGA
- a CDS encoding MetQ/NlpA family ABC transporter substrate-binding protein — MVLHHLLLKLTRGVAVAALGLAACANAMAQDKPLRIGVIPSVANEATEIAIAQAKKEGLDVKLVEFNDWVLPNIAVADGSVDANFFQHEPFLQLFNQRRNASLTPIAYGYSTTIGLFSKKLKKGDTVPDGATIAVPNDPVNTGRALLLLQSIGLIKLTPGVAHQATLQDVVSNPKQLKFVQIEGSQSARTFDDVTASVTYTTFAKQAGLNEKDGLAFDNTDPASIRRYAIRWVTTPDKVQDPRLLKFISIYQNSPEVKATLKRLYGDLITFPW, encoded by the coding sequence ATGGTTTTGCACCACTTGCTTTTGAAACTGACGCGCGGCGTGGCCGTGGCGGCGCTGGGCCTGGCGGCGTGCGCGAATGCGATGGCACAGGACAAGCCGCTGCGCATCGGCGTGATTCCCAGTGTGGCGAACGAAGCTACGGAAATTGCGATAGCCCAGGCCAAGAAAGAAGGGCTGGACGTCAAACTGGTCGAATTCAATGATTGGGTGCTGCCCAATATCGCAGTGGCCGATGGCTCGGTGGATGCCAATTTCTTCCAGCACGAACCGTTTCTGCAATTGTTCAATCAGCGGCGCAATGCCAGCCTGACGCCGATTGCCTACGGGTACTCGACCACGATCGGATTGTTTTCCAAGAAACTCAAAAAGGGCGACACGGTGCCGGACGGCGCCACGATTGCGGTGCCGAATGATCCGGTCAACACGGGGCGCGCCTTACTGTTGCTGCAATCGATCGGGCTGATCAAGCTTACGCCCGGCGTGGCGCATCAGGCGACCCTGCAAGATGTGGTCTCGAATCCGAAGCAACTGAAGTTTGTTCAGATTGAGGGCTCGCAATCGGCGCGTACGTTCGACGATGTGACGGCGTCCGTCACCTACACGACGTTTGCCAAGCAAGCCGGGCTGAATGAAAAGGATGGGCTGGCATTCGACAACACCGATCCGGCCAGCATCCGCCGTTATGCCATCCGCTGGGTGACAACGCCGGACAAGGTGCAGGACCCGCGCTTGTTGAAGTTCATCTCGATCTATCAGAACTCGCCCGAGGTAAAGGCCACCTTGAAGCGGCTGTACGGCGATCTGATCACATTTCCCTGGTAA